Within Corvus cornix cornix isolate S_Up_H32 chromosome Z, ASM73873v5, whole genome shotgun sequence, the genomic segment atttaGGACCATTTCAGAACACATTTAATTTCACCCTTCTTGAAGAGGTTCATTCTGTTAGTATCAAAACACTTCTTTGATTTCATCATATAATTTACTTGAATAATTTATCAATGATAGAATATATATTAGGTGATAAATTaaatagattaaaaattaaatcttcttGAAGGGAAAATGCATTAATAATATTTCCACTGCCCATTAACATAATACTTCTATTCTGACCTATTTCTACTCAGCATCTAGTCTAATCAGCATCTTGTGATACAAAACACTTACAtgagaaatttttcaaaagctatGAAAATAATTACCCCCAGAAGCATTAAAAACCCAGGCATTCAGCCAGAAATAATATCTCAGCCTGGTACCCCAGGAAATCCTCCTTCTGTCATGCCCAAAAACCTTATTGATAGGTGGCTTTGGCAATACTAACTGCTGCTGgtgtgaaaagaaaggaattaacAATTATAATCACAAAATTGCTTTAAAGAAACCTCTTCCTattgctgctttgctgggaaGAGTCTGTATAACCTCTTTACAGTGGCTTCAGCTACCTATTAACTAATATTGGTACCATGAcgtgcttttccttccctctgttttCACAGGGCTCattcaattattaaaaaatgtgctgaaatgcTACCAAGCATCAGCAGACAcccacagaaatacaaatatgtCTCATTTATCTTTCCCCAAATGAGTTTCCATGATTATCTAAACCATTTCAAATTCTTCTTGATTTCTAAGGGTCCTGGGCATGTGTTCTGAAGTGATGGACAGAAAAGCTTGCATGTGCATAATATTTTTGAGCTGTGAACGACAAACTTCATGATAACTGATGTATGACAAAgcctcttctctctttcccaaaCAGCTAATATGCCAGAGGATTATCCAGATCAGTTTGATGAGGTAGTGGACTTTATTCAAGCCACTATTAAAAGACTGAGGAGGTCACCAGATAAACAGACTCCAATTTTTTCTAGGAGGGAGAGAAACCGTCAAAATGCAGCCACAAACATAGAgaattccagcagaaaaggaaggagaaatcaAAAGGGCAAAAATCGAGGATGTGTCttaacagaaatacatttaaatgtgACCGACTTGGATTTGGGATATGAAACCAAAGAAGAGCTAATTTTCCGGTATTGCAGTGGATCTTGTGATGCAGCTGAGACCACCTatgacaaaattttaaaaaacttaaccaaaaagaaaaaactggtCACCGACAAAGTGAGGCAAGCCTGTTGCAGACCCACAGCCTTTGATGATGACCTGTCCTTTTTGGATGATAACCTGGTTTACCACATACTGAAAAAACATTCCGCGAAAAGGTGTGGATGCGTCTGACAGCTGCATGCTGAGGCGGCACCAGTTTTCCATTCCTGCTGCGCTGCAAAGAGAGGGACCAAGGTTCCCAGGGCAGTGTCTGCTCCAAGTGGAGGAAAAAGGACCAAGAACACAGAATGAGGAGCCATGAGAACCTGGGGATAAGGAGGCATGCGGCAGAGTAGAAGGATGGAGACTTCTGACGTCCTATGGGGATTTAGATAAAAGCTCAGGTGGAGATGACGATGGATGGATGATGTGCACGCTACCTTTCCTGTTTGACTCAGTCCACCATCAGTGAGACTCAATCCATGAGGAACGTGCTTAAAAACACAACCCTGCCATACCATGCTGTGTTGTAGTTATGCCATGACATACCAGTTATACCAAGAAGCTTAGCTAAGAAGTAGCTTAGGAGTACCTTACTAAtcccctgtgccctcagctcTACTGAAAGACACATTGTGCTACTGCTCACTGGAGGGCAGTTCCCAAGTGCTTAGGACAACTCCTAAGCAATAAGGTTACCCTTGCAAGTAAGATGATATTGGGCAAATATCAAAATGACCAAGCTCAAGTTCTCATGAAGCAAAACAGTTCTGCTTACTGGCTAAGTTTGGTTATTTCCATCTTGTGTTTCTTCAAAATGAGTGCAGGACTTTGTTCTTCTGCTACCTGTGAAAACAAGTTGAGTTTTTAAGCACTTCTTCCTAGCATAGTAAGAGAAGTAACAAGCCCAGCCTacacaaaatgcatttctttagGTTTACAAAGGACTAACGTCACTTGCATAACTACATTTCTATTTGGTCATTGTGATTGAGAGAGACTACTTGATGCAATGCATCCCTTCAGAGACATAAGTATACAGAAGATATTTATTGAGATTAAGttattgttatttattacaGTTCAGTAATGAGTCTCCTTATTTATTAAAGTGTCTTTCAAAGGTGCCAAAGCAGATGGCGCTTGGGGATATAGAGAGACAAAGACGTTGGGAACAACGGTCCATGCTTTTGATTGAAAGTGTTAACTTGAATGCAAAAAATCACTtactttacctttttttcttttaaacaaaatcttGATTATGTTCACAAAAGGTAGTGCCGAAGCCTGCAGCCCTTATTCCAGTTCACTAAGCCTTTTGAAAATTACTGCAGTC encodes:
- the GDNF gene encoding glial cell line-derived neurotrophic factor isoform X2 gives rise to the protein MKLWDVVAVCVVLLNTVSTLPLPTANMPEDYPDQFDEVVDFIQATIKRLRRSPDKQTPIFSRRERNRQNAATNIENSSRKGRRNQKGKNRGCVLTEIHLNVTDLDLGYETKEELIFRYCSGSCDAAETTYDKILKNLTKKKKLVTDKVRQACCRPTAFDDDLSFLDDNLVYHILKKHSAKRCGCV
- the GDNF gene encoding glial cell line-derived neurotrophic factor isoform X1, producing MKLWDVVAVCVVLLNTVSTLPLPTGKTPPKGSPSVVEGPEDDLSPISLLPPYAVHSDSNMPEDYPDQFDEVVDFIQATIKRLRRSPDKQTPIFSRRERNRQNAATNIENSSRKGRRNQKGKNRGCVLTEIHLNVTDLDLGYETKEELIFRYCSGSCDAAETTYDKILKNLTKKKKLVTDKVRQACCRPTAFDDDLSFLDDNLVYHILKKHSAKRCGCV